CGCCGCCGCCAGCAGGGCCATGCTCAGCTTTAGGCCTTGTTCATTTGTCATTACCTGGCAGCGCATTCCGCAATGAACAGGACAAATGAACGATCAGCCCCAGGCCTCGCAGCACTGCCTGCCTCAAACGGTCAAGCTATTTTTGAACAAAGCCTTACTCACCTAACCCCTTCCGACCAAGTGATGTTGCGCCTTGCCAGCGGTGTGGCTGACACCTGCCTGCCCGCTGGCATCTGGCTGGTTCGCCAGCTACAATGCCGCTCGCTTTTCAGCATCGTGCTTCCCCAGAGGCAAAAGTCCGTGCTCCCCAATGCCGAGTTGAGAAATCGCCCTTTGTTAATTGTCTGCCTGGGCGGAACAGTCTTCTGACTGGCGCCGGGCATCACTTGAGGTGGTAATGAGCAGAACATTGTTTGCTAACTCTCGCCGGCGTCTAGTGGCGCTGCCAACGCTTGCGCTAGTCGCCCTCTGGGCTGGTGCCTGTACGCAGCACGCGGGGCCAACGGCAGATTCCAACGCGGCTATGTCGCACGCCGAGCATGCAGCGGCCAGCGCGCCACAGGTAAAAGCTACGCCGCGCGTCCCCGACCATTTCTTAAACCCGGATGAGGCTAAGCCCTTTCCGGTCACACTCGACCCGAAGACCTTCACAACGCCTTCCGTCATCAAAGCTTATCAATTGGCGAAAGACATTCCCGCAGTGCTGGCGCAGCAGCCTTGCTACTGTTACTGCGACGCTGGGTCTGGACATAAGAGCCTGTTGCATTGTCACGTAGACGATCACAGTGCTACCTGACAAGTCTGTCTCAAGGAGGTTCTCCTTGTCGGCCAGATGCATAAGGATGGCAAAACAGCAGTGGAAATCCGCGCAGCCATCAACAATAACGAATGGCGCAACGTGAAGCTGGATTAGCACCGCTGCGCTGCCCGCCGGACAGAGTCGTTTTGAGAAGGTCAAACATGCGGCGTTTATTGCTAATCATCATGCTGGGATGCGGCAGTTTGCTGGGCACCGGGGCGAGTTTTCCGGCCCGGCTGCAATCCCTCACTGTCAAAAATTTCCTCAACCCCGATGCGCCCCTGGTGCGCGAATCCTTAGTGCTGGTCGAAGGCACGAATTTTACGAACCTGGAAGAGAATGATCCGTTCGGCACGCCGACCACGCTCGCGGGCGTGCAGGTTCTGGCGGATGGCATACCACAGCGAATCCGTTCGGCTGCGCCCACGCGCGTCGTTTTCATTCTGGATGCGGCGGGACTGCCTACGCGCGCGCTGGAACTGCGCCCGAAAACCGGCACCCCGCTCACGACGCAAATCACGCTGGTCAATGCCTGGCCCGCCGTGGTGGTGCAAAGCACGGGTGAGGATAGCGAAGCGTTTATTCCCTCCGGACTATTCACCAACGATCCGGGCCAAACGTTTTTGCGGCCGTTGACCAGCGATCCGATTCCCGTTGCCTTGGCGCGTGAGACGCTGGTGCTGATTAACGGCAGTGGCTGGCGTTTTGCCGCCAATGTCAGCGTGCGTTTGAACGGCACCCCCTGCAAAGTGGTCAAGGTGGGGCCTTCCGGTTTATTCCCGGGGCAAGATGAATTGGCTTTTTTGGTGCCGCCAATCCTGGCGAATTATGGGCCAGTAGACGTGGTGGTCACCGTGGCGGGCCGCGAGGCGAACTATGCGCGGCTGGTGTTGGGGCGCGAGTAACGGGTTGGCAAGGCAAGTTCGCCAAGTTGCGGGTGTGGCCCCACTTGGTTTTCGGATACGCTCGGAACACGGAGTCAGCCAGGTCTCAGACCTGCTTCCGTGTTTGTCTTTTTTTGCGCAGTAGGAGCACCACCAAACAAGATGAGTTTCGCAAGAGCCAGCGGTATTCTGCTGCATCCGACCTCACTGCCGGGCCGGTATGGCATTGGCGATTTGGGGCAGGCTGCCTATGACTTCGTGGACTTTTTAGCGGAGACCGGGCAGCGCCTGTGGCAGATTTTACCCTTAGGGCCGACGGGGTATGGCGATTCGCCGTACCAGTGCTTTTCCGCCTTCGCCGGCAATCCGCTGTTGATTAGTCTGGAAGCGCTGGCGGAAGACGGTTGGTTGGACGCCAGCGACCTTGCCGCAGCGCCAGCCTTTTCCGCCGAACGAGTGGATTACGGCCCGGTCATCGAATGCAAAAACAAATTGCTGTGGCGAGCGCACGCGAATTTTAAGACGCGCGCCACTGATGAAGCCAAGCGCGAATATCTGGAGTTTACCGAAGGCGCTGTCCACTGGCTGGAAGATTACGCCATGTTCCGCGCCATCAAAGATGAGCACGACGGCACGGAATGGACGAAGTGGGAGCCGTATTTAAGGGCGCGTGAAAATCAGGCGTTGCACTTTTTCCGTGAGAACCACGCCACGCAATTGAGCGGACAGCGTTTTTTTCAATATTTGTTTTTCAAACAGTGGGTGAAGCTCGCGCATTACGCCAATGAGAAAGGCATCCGCATCATCGGCGATGTGCCGATTTTCGTCGCGCACGACAGCGCCGATGTTTGGGCGCATCCGGGCTTGTTTCATCTGGACGAAGCGGGTCAGCCCACCAAAGTGGCCGGTGTGCCGCCCGATTATTTCAGCGAAACCGGCCAATTGTGGGGCAATCCGCTCTATCGCTGGGACGTGTTGAAACGTGCGGGTTATCGCTGGTGGGTTGAACGGCTGCGCGCATCGTTGGCGCAAGTGGATATCGTGCGGCTCGATCACTTTCGCGGCTTTGAAAAATACTGGGCTGTGCCGGCGGGCGAAACGACGGCGGTCAACGGTCAATGGGAAGAAGGCCCCGGCGCGGCGCTTTTTAAGGCGCTCAAAAAAGCCCTGACGACCGCGAGCGGCGAACTGCCGATCATTGCCGAAGACTTGGGCTTCATCACGCCGGAAGTGGACAAGCTGCGTGAACAATTCGGCTTTCCCGGCATGCGCATTCTGCAATTCGCCTTTGGCACCGACCCGCAAGCGGATGAATTCAAGCCCTACAATTACAAACCCAATTCGGTGGTTTACACCGGCACGCACGACAATGACACGGCGGTCGGCTGGTTCCATGAAGATGTGGGCGACAGCACACGCGCGGCGGATGAAGTAGCTGAAGAACGCGCCTTCGTGCTGAAATATCTGAACAGTGATGGCCGCGAGATCAATTGGGATTTGATCCGGCTGGCGTTAGCTTCGGTGGCCAACACCGCGATCATTCCGTTGCAGGATGTGCTGGGTTGTGGCCGCGCAGCGCGCATGAATGTGCCCGCGCGTGAAAGCGGGAACTGGGGCTGGCGTTACGAAGCCGCGCAGTTGACGCCAGAGTTGCGCGCCCGTCTGAAAGAAATGACGAATGTTTATGGCCGTGACCGGCATTTACTGAAATTGCAGCAAACCCAGGCCGCGCCAAACGAAGGTTAAGCTCTTTGATGAAGAGAGAGGTCAATTAGAAAGCCTATGGAACATCCCGCATTCACTGCACAGATAAAAGGCCAGCACCAAGTTCATGGCTTTTCTCTCTGTTCCTTGATCTACCTTGGCCTGGCGCTTTCTTTCCTCAGCGTGCTTGCCACTGCCGTCCCTGCCCAAACGCAAAAACAGAAGCCCAGCGAGGACGAAACGACGATTCGCATCTCGACCGAGATTGTGTTGCTCGACGTGCAGGTTTTGCGCAAGAGGACGGGCGTCGTGGTCAGTTCGCTGAACAAAGACGACTTTGATGTTTACGAGGACGGCGTCAAACAGGAGATCAGCTTCTTCGGCAAAGACAAACTGCCGCTCTCGATCATGCTGCTGATAGACACGAGCGGCAGCGTGCGCCCGGTGATCGAAATCATTCGCGATGGCGCGATGGAAGCCCTGCGCCGTTTGAAACCCGATGACGAAGTGGCCGTGATGGTGTTTGGCGAACAGACCAAGTTGATCCAACCCTTCACCAAAGACCGCCTGCAAATCGTCTCGCAACTGGGCAGCTTGCTCAGTTCCACCCAAGTGGGCGTCGGCACCTCGCTGCATACGGCCTTGCGTGATGCCGCCCGCACGATGGAGACGGCCAGCAATCCGCTCAGCCGCCGCGTTATTGTTTCGGTCACTGACAATATCGCCACGGCCTATCGTTGGGGCGACGTTGCCGAGCAGGACGTGACCGACAGCATCTACGATTCCGGCAGCGTCGTCTGTGGCGTCGTCGTTAAAACCCAAGGCCCCAAGTCGCTGAACATCTTTGATCGCGTGGACAAGAACGACCCGTACCGCCGCCGCATCAACCTCGAACGCTTTGTTGATGAAACCGGCGGGGAAGTGCAGTTCGTGCCGGTCATCGAAGTGAATCAGAAGTTGACCGAACTGATCGAACACCTGCGCACGCGCTACAGCCTGGGCTATACCTCGACCAATCCGAATCTGGACGGCAAGTTCCGCCGCGTGCGCGTGACGGTCAGCAAACCGGCGCAAAAGGGCGAAGGTGAAATGCAGGTGCGCACGCGACAGGGGTATTATGGGCGGGAACGCAAACAACCTTAACGAGGAACAAGATTGAACCGATGAACCGCGCTTCTTTGATTCTCCCTCATCCAGCCGATGCATTCGTTTCCACGCAACCGCTCGGCGCGCTTTACACGCCGTTGCAAACGACCTTCCGCGTTTGGGCGCCCACGGCCAGCGAGATCAAGCTGCATCTTTACCAGGCGCCCGCCGGCGGCAAAGCCAATGTCATCGAGCTTTTTCGCCATCCGGATGGCGCTTGGGACACGACCATCAGCGGTGATTTGCGCGGCTGCTATTACACCTACACGGCGGCAGGCGCCGATCCGCGCTTCAACCCGCAGCGCGAATTGCTCGATCCCTACGCGCAAGCGGTGACAGGCTACGATGGCCGCGCCATCGTTGTGTGTGACAAGACACCTGTGGCCGACCGGCCCACGTTCCCCATCTCTGAAGCCGTCATTTACGAAGCTCATCTCCGCGATTTCACGATTGATCCGGATAGTGGCGTGCAGCGGCGCGGCAAGTATCTGGGGCTGACTGAAACCGGTACGCATCTGACCCAGCGGCCCGACATCAAAACCGGCTTGGCGCATTTGCTCGAACTCGGCGTCAACGTCGTGCAGTTGCTGCCCATTGGTGAATGCCACAATGACAAAGCGAATGACTTGTATGGCTGGGGTTACGACGCCGTGCATCATTTTTCGCCGGATGGCTGGTATGCGACCGAGCGCTTCGACGCGCGGCGCGTGCGCGAAGTCAAACAGATGATTGATGCCTTGCACCGGCATGGTTTGCGCGTGACCTTGGATGTCGTCTTCAACCACACGTTTGAGTCCATCCCGAAAAACCGCGTTTATAGTTTTGAAGGTCTGGTGCCGGGCTATTACTACCGGCTCAAACACGATGGCAGTTATTGGGACGGCTCAGGCACGGGCAATGAGTTCCGCAGCGAAGCCCCGATGGCGCGCCGCTACATTTTGGATTGTTTGAAGCATTGGGTGACGGATTACAAGGTGGACGGTTTCCGCTTCGATCTGCTGGGGCTGATTGATCGCGAGACGATTGAAATGATGGTCGCGGAACTGCGCGCCCTCGAGCCGCAATTGCTCATTTACGGCGAACCCTTGGCGGGCGGAACGACGCCCATCGAAGTCGTGCACAAAGGCGCGCAACGGGGGAAAGGCTGGGCGGTTTTCAACGATCATTTCCGCGATGCCTTGAAGGGGAATGTTTTCAATGCGCGGGTGGGTGGCTTTGTGCAAGCGGGCGTCAATCTGCCCGGCGTAAAGCGCGGACTGGCCGGGGCGATTGACGATTTTACGGATTCGCCGCTCGAAACGATCAATTACGTTGAATGCCACGACAATCACACGCTTTGGGACCGGCTTTACATCAGCACCGCGGACCAGGCGGACGTGACCGAAGCCGACCGCCGGGCGATGGATAAATTGGCTGCCGTCCTGATTCTGACAGCGCAGGGGATTCCCTTCCTACACGCCGGGCAGGAATTCCTACGCAGCAAGGGCGGCAATCACAACAGCTACAATCAGCCGGATGCCGTCAACATGATTCGTTGGCAAG
The sequence above is a segment of the Acidobacteriota bacterium genome. Coding sequences within it:
- a CDS encoding IPT/TIG domain-containing protein, with the translated sequence MRRLLLIIMLGCGSLLGTGASFPARLQSLTVKNFLNPDAPLVRESLVLVEGTNFTNLEENDPFGTPTTLAGVQVLADGIPQRIRSAAPTRVVFILDAAGLPTRALELRPKTGTPLTTQITLVNAWPAVVVQSTGEDSEAFIPSGLFTNDPGQTFLRPLTSDPIPVALARETLVLINGSGWRFAANVSVRLNGTPCKVVKVGPSGLFPGQDELAFLVPPILANYGPVDVVVTVAGREANYARLVLGRE
- the malQ gene encoding 4-alpha-glucanotransferase, with the protein product MSFARASGILLHPTSLPGRYGIGDLGQAAYDFVDFLAETGQRLWQILPLGPTGYGDSPYQCFSAFAGNPLLISLEALAEDGWLDASDLAAAPAFSAERVDYGPVIECKNKLLWRAHANFKTRATDEAKREYLEFTEGAVHWLEDYAMFRAIKDEHDGTEWTKWEPYLRARENQALHFFRENHATQLSGQRFFQYLFFKQWVKLAHYANEKGIRIIGDVPIFVAHDSADVWAHPGLFHLDEAGQPTKVAGVPPDYFSETGQLWGNPLYRWDVLKRAGYRWWVERLRASLAQVDIVRLDHFRGFEKYWAVPAGETTAVNGQWEEGPGAALFKALKKALTTASGELPIIAEDLGFITPEVDKLREQFGFPGMRILQFAFGTDPQADEFKPYNYKPNSVVYTGTHDNDTAVGWFHEDVGDSTRAADEVAEERAFVLKYLNSDGREINWDLIRLALASVANTAIIPLQDVLGCGRAARMNVPARESGNWGWRYEAAQLTPELRARLKEMTNVYGRDRHLLKLQQTQAAPNEG
- a CDS encoding VWA domain-containing protein, translating into MEHPAFTAQIKGQHQVHGFSLCSLIYLGLALSFLSVLATAVPAQTQKQKPSEDETTIRISTEIVLLDVQVLRKRTGVVVSSLNKDDFDVYEDGVKQEISFFGKDKLPLSIMLLIDTSGSVRPVIEIIRDGAMEALRRLKPDDEVAVMVFGEQTKLIQPFTKDRLQIVSQLGSLLSSTQVGVGTSLHTALRDAARTMETASNPLSRRVIVSVTDNIATAYRWGDVAEQDVTDSIYDSGSVVCGVVVKTQGPKSLNIFDRVDKNDPYRRRINLERFVDETGGEVQFVPVIEVNQKLTELIEHLRTRYSLGYTSTNPNLDGKFRRVRVTVSKPAQKGEGEMQVRTRQGYYGRERKQP
- the pulA gene encoding type I pullulanase codes for the protein MNRASLILPHPADAFVSTQPLGALYTPLQTTFRVWAPTASEIKLHLYQAPAGGKANVIELFRHPDGAWDTTISGDLRGCYYTYTAAGADPRFNPQRELLDPYAQAVTGYDGRAIVVCDKTPVADRPTFPISEAVIYEAHLRDFTIDPDSGVQRRGKYLGLTETGTHLTQRPDIKTGLAHLLELGVNVVQLLPIGECHNDKANDLYGWGYDAVHHFSPDGWYATERFDARRVREVKQMIDALHRHGLRVTLDVVFNHTFESIPKNRVYSFEGLVPGYYYRLKHDGSYWDGSGTGNEFRSEAPMARRYILDCLKHWVTDYKVDGFRFDLLGLIDRETIEMMVAELRALEPQLLIYGEPLAGGTTPIEVVHKGAQRGKGWAVFNDHFRDALKGNVFNARVGGFVQAGVNLPGVKRGLAGAIDDFTDSPLETINYVECHDNHTLWDRLYISTADQADVTEADRRAMDKLAAVLILTAQGIPFLHAGQEFLRSKGGNHNSYNQPDAVNMIRWQEKAENRDIFDYYRGLIGLRRAHPLLRQENINELRKSLKYFDENLHLPVPEGCLAFQLEDTAGRDEWSRMLMLVNPQPQIQAFIIPVGAWQVYADAHRSAVIPFDQYETTSEIRVPPRSALLLGERHQKVNP